A genomic stretch from Marinobacter fonticola includes:
- a CDS encoding alpha/beta fold hydrolase, whose amino-acid sequence MKIKRLGNSIRSSIVGSLSAVMPAYFGSIGAKVFLTPRRNTSTQHWKTAYDKATRREVEVEGHRVPFWIQGCGPLVLLVHGWERDHFAMGGFVRPLLDGGYTVAAVDLPAHGEADGARAPLPLLAKAITEVVSTLDQPCNIIAHSIGGAMTVLAMEAHGLKPDRVVLISTPRSAEDYAIAQGKHQGLGRRALLNMVEQISRGLGEPLERFRVDNALLTLKAPVLLIHAEDDAIVSLQDAIENAKAGTTQTFWIPTGGHNRILGNETVIENAVQWLVSPIPRQVIPTPDFALSSH is encoded by the coding sequence ATGAAAATAAAGCGACTGGGAAATAGCATAAGATCGAGCATTGTCGGATCACTATCAGCCGTTATGCCCGCCTACTTTGGTTCGATTGGCGCTAAGGTCTTCTTGACCCCAAGGCGAAACACAAGTACCCAACACTGGAAAACGGCTTACGACAAGGCCACACGCAGAGAAGTTGAAGTGGAAGGTCATCGTGTACCGTTCTGGATACAAGGTTGCGGGCCTCTCGTCTTGCTTGTACATGGTTGGGAGCGTGACCACTTTGCGATGGGGGGATTTGTTCGACCACTACTTGATGGCGGATATACGGTTGCTGCCGTCGATCTGCCAGCTCACGGCGAGGCGGACGGAGCCCGCGCGCCATTACCGCTGCTTGCGAAAGCTATCACAGAAGTCGTATCAACCTTGGACCAACCCTGCAATATTATTGCTCACTCCATCGGTGGCGCCATGACCGTACTCGCGATGGAGGCTCATGGGTTGAAGCCGGACCGCGTGGTCCTTATCAGCACCCCAAGATCGGCCGAAGACTACGCTATTGCACAGGGTAAGCATCAAGGCCTCGGACGGCGGGCGTTGCTTAACATGGTTGAGCAAATATCCCGCGGCCTCGGTGAACCTCTAGAACGCTTCCGCGTTGACAACGCGTTGTTGACTCTCAAAGCGCCTGTACTACTGATTCATGCGGAAGATGACGCGATAGTGTCTCTCCAGGATGCAATTGAAAACGCGAAGGCAGGTACGACCCAAACGTTCTGGATTCCAACTGGGGGACACAATCGCATTCTCGGAAACGAGACGGTCATCGAAAACGCCGTCCAATGGCTGGTATCGCCGATACCTCGACAGGTCATCCCGACACCAGACTTTGCGCTGAGTAGCCATTGA
- a CDS encoding DUF6901 family protein, with translation MSVTYTFVLANSDSRMFRVSLDSRPNEPVLERPEWTRLAHCQCSNCPLKKDRVEYCPAAVDILPVVEAFRDENAYQKVTVNVEDERRRYEKETTLEESLRSLLGLIMATSRCPILGELRPMAIHHMPFANAEEFITRSVSLYLLQQYFVKRNHGEPDWNLQGLVDRNQRLQLVNQALWQRIHTVCKGDSNLKALLNFFSMASSVTFSLETQLRKLESRLAEEGADGEC, from the coding sequence ATGAGCGTCACCTATACCTTTGTCCTAGCCAACAGTGATTCCCGCATGTTCCGGGTCAGTCTTGACTCGCGACCGAACGAGCCGGTTTTGGAACGTCCGGAATGGACGAGGTTGGCGCACTGCCAATGCAGTAACTGTCCGCTCAAAAAAGATCGCGTTGAGTATTGTCCTGCCGCGGTCGATATTTTGCCGGTCGTTGAGGCGTTCCGTGACGAGAACGCCTACCAAAAAGTGACGGTAAACGTTGAGGATGAACGCCGTCGTTACGAGAAGGAGACAACGCTGGAAGAATCCCTGCGTTCGTTGCTGGGACTCATTATGGCTACCAGCCGGTGTCCGATCCTCGGTGAACTGCGTCCGATGGCGATCCACCACATGCCCTTCGCGAATGCCGAAGAGTTCATCACCCGCAGCGTTTCGCTCTACCTGCTTCAGCAGTACTTCGTTAAACGTAACCATGGCGAGCCCGACTGGAACCTGCAAGGATTGGTTGACCGAAATCAGCGGCTACAGCTGGTGAATCAGGCGCTTTGGCAGCGGATTCATACCGTCTGTAAGGGAGACAGTAATTTGAAAGCGTTGCTGAACTTCTTTTCCATGGCCTCCAGCGTCACCTTTTCATTGGAAACCCAGTTGCGAAAGCTGGAGTCTCGCCTCGCAGAGGAAGGTGCTGACGGCGAGTGCTAG
- a CDS encoding ATP-binding cassette domain-containing protein encodes MPLLSLESVSLAYGLHPLLDNAGLIIERGERVCLLGRNGEGKSTLLKILTGETVPDGGTVRLEEGTVLSVLPQMLPSDERRTAYEVVADAFPETGQLLADFHALSQQADEASLNRLMNVQEKLESLDGWRLDQKVSAILAQFRIDPNSTLDTLSGGWQRRVLLAKALVSEPDILLLDEPTNHLDVPAIAWLEDALRQFPGALLFVSHDRAFIRRLATRVVELDRGQLISFAATYDRYLELKEKALEEEERHNAEFDRRLKQEEAWIRQGIKARRTRNMGRVRALKAMRDERRQRRERSGNASFAIEDAARSGKLVVEAVDASFGYSESKPLIENLNLTVMRGDKIGLIGENGTGKTTLVRLLLGELEPVSGQLRLGTNRSVAYFDQLRGELDPRLNALDNLAEGREFIDINGQQKHVLGYLQDFLFSPERARSPVSVFSGGERARLMLAKLFSKPANILVLDEPTNDLDVETLELLESQLVDFSGTVIVISHDREFLDNVVTDTLFLDGSGSVAARVGGYSDWRRQGGQFPAEVPVEPEARREKKDAKSQKIEAKPTTPAQKLSYKHKLELEQLPDQIADLEGQIEMLQAQVSDPEFYSRPHEDISRVLEALAEIEKTLEAKIERWMELEEMAG; translated from the coding sequence ATGCCGCTGCTGTCCCTGGAAAGCGTTTCGCTCGCCTACGGTTTGCATCCATTGCTGGATAACGCCGGGCTTATCATCGAGCGCGGAGAGCGCGTCTGTTTGCTGGGACGTAACGGCGAAGGTAAGTCGACGTTGCTCAAAATCCTCACCGGGGAGACGGTGCCGGATGGTGGCACGGTACGCCTGGAAGAGGGCACTGTGCTTTCAGTTCTACCGCAAATGCTACCTTCGGACGAGCGACGTACTGCCTACGAGGTGGTTGCCGACGCCTTCCCCGAAACCGGTCAATTGCTGGCGGACTTTCATGCGCTGTCGCAACAGGCCGATGAAGCCAGCCTCAATCGCCTGATGAACGTTCAGGAAAAGCTCGAAAGCCTAGACGGCTGGCGATTGGATCAAAAAGTCAGCGCTATTCTGGCCCAGTTCCGGATTGATCCAAACAGCACTCTGGATACGTTGTCGGGGGGCTGGCAGCGTCGCGTATTGCTCGCTAAGGCACTGGTCAGCGAGCCGGATATACTTCTGCTTGATGAGCCCACTAACCATTTGGACGTACCGGCCATCGCCTGGCTGGAAGATGCCCTGCGCCAGTTCCCGGGTGCTTTGCTGTTCGTCAGTCACGACCGGGCGTTTATCCGCCGGCTGGCAACGCGCGTCGTTGAGCTCGATCGCGGGCAGTTGATCAGCTTCGCCGCAACGTATGACCGCTACCTGGAGCTGAAAGAAAAGGCGCTTGAAGAAGAAGAGCGCCACAACGCCGAGTTCGATCGCAGGCTAAAGCAGGAAGAAGCCTGGATTCGTCAGGGTATCAAGGCGCGCCGGACCCGCAATATGGGGCGTGTGCGAGCGCTCAAAGCGATGCGGGACGAGCGCCGGCAGCGTCGCGAGCGCAGCGGAAACGCCAGTTTCGCCATCGAAGATGCCGCGCGATCCGGCAAACTTGTGGTGGAGGCCGTTGATGCCAGCTTCGGTTACAGCGAAAGCAAACCCCTCATCGAGAATCTGAACTTGACGGTGATGCGGGGCGACAAGATCGGTCTTATCGGTGAGAACGGAACCGGCAAGACCACCCTGGTGCGCCTGCTGCTGGGAGAGTTGGAGCCGGTGTCGGGCCAGCTTCGCCTCGGTACCAATCGGTCGGTTGCCTATTTCGATCAGCTCCGGGGCGAGCTCGATCCTCGCCTGAACGCGCTGGATAACTTGGCCGAGGGGCGGGAATTTATCGACATCAATGGCCAGCAAAAGCACGTTCTCGGGTATTTGCAGGATTTTCTGTTCTCCCCCGAGCGCGCCCGCTCGCCGGTCAGTGTCTTTTCCGGTGGGGAGCGAGCGCGTCTCATGCTGGCCAAGCTGTTTAGCAAGCCAGCCAACATCCTGGTATTGGACGAACCGACCAACGATCTTGATGTTGAAACGCTGGAGCTGCTTGAATCGCAGCTTGTTGATTTTTCCGGAACGGTCATCGTAATCAGCCACGACCGTGAATTTCTCGACAACGTAGTCACCGATACGTTATTTCTCGATGGGTCGGGCAGTGTAGCCGCACGCGTTGGCGGCTACAGCGACTGGCGGCGCCAGGGCGGCCAGTTTCCGGCGGAGGTTCCCGTCGAGCCTGAGGCGCGGCGGGAGAAGAAGGATGCCAAATCCCAAAAAATTGAGGCCAAACCCACGACTCCAGCCCAAAAGCTCAGCTACAAGCACAAATTGGAACTGGAGCAGTTGCCCGACCAAATCGCCGATCTTGAGGGGCAAATTGAAATGCTCCAGGCGCAAGTATCGGATCCTGAATTTTACAGCCGTCCGCACGAAGATATATCCCGCGTGCTTGAGGCGCTGGCTGAAATCGAGAAAACCCTCGAAGCCAAGATTGAGCGCTGGATGGAACTTGAAGAGATGGCCGGTTGA
- a CDS encoding DUF1302 family protein, translated as MSITKAQYRLAPSKNARWYEGNKMGASINPNRLAALSLIGCLSQTASALTLQVMGDFDVAVETTDGDLQKSELVLTPRMDFDLPESVRATVIARGRFDAADELSPGQPPQNSRSEWNRRVYLGDHGDLELREAYIDGFAGDVFVRLGKQQVVWGQADGLRVLDVLNPIDYREFILPDLDERRIPLWMLNAEAPLWEGTLQVVAVPDQTYDELPPFDGAFGVSSRLLVPKAPDGVPVTINDPDRPDSPLQDADAGARWQAFVGGWDVSLNYLYHYHDQAVYYLNERPGRIVVSPTYERTHLAGATFSNAFGDFALRGEIGYSTDRYWVADPSSIANGVAESPELAYVIGLDYSGFSDTFFSIQAFQSYLTDHAPGVIRDSLETQLTLRIRHLIWNQALGLEAFFIQSANDADGLLQLEANYQFRSDLVGRVGADLFFGDKSGLFGQFQEANRINIGLAYSF; from the coding sequence ATGTCGATTACCAAAGCTCAATACCGGCTCGCACCTTCGAAAAACGCGCGCTGGTACGAGGGCAATAAAATGGGAGCATCTATCAACCCAAACCGACTCGCCGCCCTATCACTAATAGGCTGCCTGAGCCAAACAGCGAGTGCCCTGACGCTCCAGGTCATGGGGGATTTCGACGTAGCCGTCGAAACCACGGATGGCGACCTTCAGAAGTCGGAGTTGGTTCTCACGCCACGGATGGATTTCGACTTGCCGGAATCCGTACGGGCCACGGTGATTGCCCGCGGTCGCTTCGACGCCGCTGACGAACTATCTCCAGGCCAACCGCCTCAAAATAGTCGAAGCGAGTGGAATCGCCGCGTCTACTTGGGCGACCACGGGGACCTGGAATTAAGAGAGGCATACATTGACGGGTTCGCGGGCGATGTCTTTGTCCGCTTGGGAAAACAGCAAGTTGTGTGGGGTCAAGCCGATGGCTTAAGAGTTCTGGATGTACTGAACCCCATCGATTATCGCGAGTTTATTCTGCCTGACCTCGATGAGCGACGGATACCCCTTTGGATGCTCAACGCCGAAGCGCCATTATGGGAAGGGACGCTTCAGGTCGTTGCGGTCCCGGATCAAACCTATGATGAACTGCCGCCTTTTGACGGGGCCTTCGGCGTTAGTTCGCGCCTGCTCGTACCGAAAGCCCCTGACGGCGTTCCTGTCACCATAAACGATCCGGATCGTCCCGACAGTCCCTTGCAAGACGCCGACGCGGGTGCTCGCTGGCAAGCTTTTGTCGGGGGCTGGGACGTAAGCCTAAATTATCTCTATCACTATCACGACCAAGCAGTTTACTACCTTAACGAGCGCCCAGGCCGCATCGTGGTCAGCCCAACCTATGAACGTACTCATCTCGCAGGGGCGACATTCTCCAATGCCTTTGGTGACTTTGCCCTGCGCGGCGAAATCGGCTACTCCACAGACCGTTACTGGGTAGCAGACCCTAGTAGCATCGCCAACGGCGTTGCGGAAAGCCCTGAACTGGCTTACGTGATCGGCCTGGACTACAGCGGATTTAGCGACACATTCTTCAGCATACAGGCCTTTCAAAGCTACCTCACCGATCACGCACCGGGCGTCATCCGCGACAGTTTAGAGACACAGCTAACCCTTCGCATCAGACACCTGATTTGGAATCAAGCATTGGGCCTGGAGGCTTTCTTTATACAAAGCGCCAATGACGCTGATGGCTTACTTCAGCTTGAAGCGAACTATCAGTTTAGAAGCGATCTGGTGGGCCGCGTCGGCGCCGATCTGTTCTTTGGCGATAAATCGGGCCTTTTCGGCCAGTTCCAGGAGGCCAATCGTATCAATATCGGTCTGGCCTACTCTTTCTGA
- a CDS encoding universal stress protein, with protein MAIYKTILAAIDLTEEADQIINRARDLCGIHQAELILIHVVEPVGYAYGGDIPMDLTELQDQLDKSAREQLAAFGKSHNIADNNLMVTVGRPESEIHRVCEERGVDLAVVGSHGRHGIQLLLGSTANGVLHGAKCDVLAVRLS; from the coding sequence ATGGCAATCTATAAGACGATACTTGCGGCGATCGATCTCACAGAAGAAGCGGACCAGATCATAAACCGAGCCCGGGATCTGTGCGGCATCCACCAGGCAGAGCTTATCCTTATACATGTCGTCGAACCCGTCGGATACGCCTATGGCGGGGATATACCGATGGATCTTACGGAGTTGCAGGACCAGCTCGATAAGTCAGCTCGGGAACAACTTGCCGCTTTCGGCAAGAGCCATAATATTGCGGACAACAATCTGATGGTGACCGTCGGACGGCCGGAATCGGAAATCCATCGTGTCTGCGAAGAGCGCGGGGTCGATTTGGCGGTTGTAGGGAGTCACGGCCGCCATGGCATTCAGTTGTTGCTGGGCTCTACGGCAAATGGCGTACTTCATGGTGCCAAGTGCGACGTGCTCGCGGTGCGTCTTAGCTGA